Proteins found in one Pelobates fuscus isolate aPelFus1 chromosome 10, aPelFus1.pri, whole genome shotgun sequence genomic segment:
- the LOC134574748 gene encoding toll-like receptor 13, whose amino-acid sequence MERQYEKYADLVFNNCDDFTQVNFTIAAYCPVDKYNLHNSLEEVPVETDWLCMYFSDVTIKTGIFSRFSNLKSLYLRGNFKLLPESFERLTQLTTLWIHPFHYTITGKLDFGRLNNLQMLKLNEFQFSDVNMSTFGDLTQLKQLVLSHNEITSFSLLTEHLTKLKYLQDLFVENEISTLQKVDCVSDRLSLGNPYVNFSIRNLSFGRNQIHYLENNSLCNFPKLSFLKINLHPLITDDLFYAGIETVDTMSLADIQFGYIEICVYASYFKVKDLRLMNTELVSIETANGSCSTLETLDVSYNMIEKVSFLQIEKLKNVTDLNISNNRINALAVCPNTFSIKMELLYLNISFNFITSLEEGQFACLKNLKMLDLSNNQIADIRNCTFCGLKVLEALHLDYNHIYMIQEYAFSDLFALKQLNLYGNQLNSIDEWAFYDLHQIEELTLTFTYDVEEIWWSKHIANTLNKLSLKTTNTYITLLYENFNNLFHLENLELDAQYLYVDICEYFPFHRIKELHLLNNIVFDCMDATLPVLGNFINLEKLYYRAYYTEPLETTVTINSSLRYLEKLEFLCLDNTQKFAENLLINPYELFQGLVNLKTLQLINSGLEYFTSNMMFNDLKSVIFLLIENQNIKDIKAEAFSPMSNLNYIYLYDTTLACNCQLNWFNQWLLYNKQVSFIDFYDQKCLVRAKTPDSTLSTFLDSCTADLQFTLFIASFVGMILFILIILLHESIWWYTLYLFYTVKCWLNRRKEDEQYKYDVFVSYNTTNEQWITEELLPNLENNGPPFFKVCIHNRDFEIGRDIVENIVDSIYKSRWTICLITHSYLQSYWCSLELRMATYKLVAENNNSLILIFLDKISKEEIQCYHRLTKLLDKKTYLEWPEDPNGQKLFWARLRKVIGIHVEKDHDEL is encoded by the coding sequence ATGGAGAGACAATATGAGAAATATGCAGATCTCGTGTTTAATAATTGTGATGACTTTACACAAGTGAATTTCACGATTGCAGCCTATTGTCCAGTTGATAAATATAATCTACACAATTCCCTGGAAGAAGTGCCAGTAGAAACTGACTGGCTTTGTATGTACTTTTCCGATGTCACCATCAAAACTGGAATCTTTTCTCGCTTCAGTAACCTGAAATCTTTATATTTACGTGGCAATTTCAAGCTTTTACCTGAAAGTTTTGAACGCCTTACCCAGCTTACCACTCTTTGGATACACCCGTTTCATTACACAATCACTGGAAAACTGGACTTTGGAAGACTTAACAACCTGCAAATGCTCAAATTAAATGAATTTCAGTTTTCTGATGTAAATATGTCAACGTTTGGGGACTTGACACAACTGAAGCAATTGGTTTTGTCTCACAATGAGATCACATCATTTTCACTCTTGACAGAGCATTTGACAAAGCTGAAATACTTACAGGATCTGTTCGTGGAGAATGAAATCAGTACACTCCAAAAAGTCGATTGCGTTTCTGACAGGTTATCTCTTGGTAATCCCTATGTAAATTTTAGTATTCGCAATCTGAGTTTTGGTAGAAACCAGATACACTACTTGGAAAATAATTCATTATGCAATTTTCCAAagctttcttttttaaaaattaatcttCACCCACTGATCACTGACGATTTATTTTACGCTGGAATTGAGACAGTTGACACAATGTCATTAGCAGATATACAGTTTGGGTATATTGAAATTTGTGTATATGCATCATACTTTAAAGTGAAAGATCTTCGACTAATGAATACTGAATTGGTTAGTATTGAAACAGCGAACGGTTCATGCTCAACATTAGAGACTTTAGATGTATCTTACAACATGATAGAAAAGGTGTCTTTTTTGCAGATAGAAAAATTGAAAAACGTAACCGACCTTAATATATCCAACAACAGAATTAATGCATTGGCTGTATGTCCCAATACATTTTCAATCAAAATGGAGCTTCTCTACCTTAATATATCATTCAACTTTATAACATCATTAGAAGAAGGACAATTTGCTTGtctaaaaaatctaaaaatgttgGATCTGAGTAACAATCAAATTGCTGATATAAGAAACTGTACATTTTGTGGTTTAAAGGTACTGGAAGCTTTACATTTGGACTATAACCACATTTACATGATTCAAGAATATGCCTTTTCAGATCTATTTGCTTTAAAACAGTTAAATTTGTATGGCAATCAGTTAAATTCAATAGATGAGTGGGCATTTTATGATCTACATCAAATAGAAGAGCTTACACTTACTTTTACATACGATGTAGAAGAAATTTGGTGGTCAAAACATATTGCTAATACGCTAAATAAACTTTCTCTAAAAACCACAAATACATATATCACGCTGTTATATGAGAATTTCAACAATTTGTTTCACTTAGAAAACCTAGAATTAGATGCCCAATATTTATATGTTGACATTTGTGAGTATTTCCCCTTTCATAGAATAAAGGAGTTGCATTTATTAAATAACATTGTTTTTGACTGCATGGATGCAACACTGCCAGTACTGGGCAATTTCATAAATCTTGAAAAACTATATTACAGAGCATATTATACCGAGCCTTTAGAAACGACGGTCACAATCAATTCATCATTAAGATATTTAGAAAAACTTGAATTTCTTTGCTTAGATAATACACAAAAATTTGCAGAAAATTTACTCATAAACCCATATGAGTTATTTCAGGGCTTAGTAAACCTTAAGACTTTACAATTGATAAATTCAGGATTGGAATATTTTACCTCCAATATGATgtttaatgatttaaaatctGTGATATTTTTACTCATAGAAAATCAAAATATAAAGGACATAAAAGCTGAGGCATTTTCCCCAATGAGTAACttaaactatatttatttatatgatacAACCTTAGCATGTAACTGTCAGCTAAATTGGTTTAATCAGTGGCTCCTGTATAACAAGCAAGTTTCATTCATTGATTTCTATGATCAGAAGTGTTTGGTTAGAGCAAAAACGCCTGACTCCACATTGTCAACGTTCTTAGATAGCTGTACAGCAGATTTGCAATTTACACTTTTTATAGCTTCATTTGTAGGCATGATACTGTTTATATTGATAATTCTCTTGCATGAAAGCATTTGGTGGTATACCCTATATTTATTCTATACAGTGAAATGTTGGCTGAATCGCCGGAAAGAAGACGAACAATACAAGTATGATGTATTTGTTTCCTATAATACCACTAATGAACAGTGGATAACAGAGGAGTTACTTCCCAATCTGGAAAACAATGGTCCCCCTTTTTTTAAAGTGTGCATCCATAATCGGGATTTTGAGATTGGCAGAGACATAGTTGAGAATATAGTGGACAGTATCTATAAAAGCAGGTGGACTATCTGCCTTATTACACATAGTTACCTACAAAGTTATTGGTGCTCCCTAGAGTTGCGAATGGCAACTTACAAACTTGTAGCAGAGAATAATAATTCTCTCATATTGATATTCCTTGATAAGATCTCCAAGGAAGAGATTCAATGCTATCACAGACTGACCAAACTGTTAGATAAAAAAACCTACTTGGAATGGCCAGAAGATCCTAATGGACAGAAGTTATTTTGGGCAAGATTACGTAAAGTAATTGGTATTCATGTTGAGAAAGATCATGATGAGCTGTAA